TTTTGATCCAACAACAAACAATGCATTGGATGCTATCATTGATAACGTCTATACTTTGGATAATATACAGAACGATACCGATGACTTTCCCAATGCAGACTGTAGGGAGCAACAGTTTACCATATATGATATTGCGAACGATACCGCTGTGGCTGCCGCTTTGGGTTCACGTGCAACGGACTATCCTTCCCAGGACTTTGTGGCAGGCAATGTGGCCCATACATCAAATGGCCAAAATAAAACATGGTACAGCTATGATAGCTACGGTAGGGTAAAATGGCTGGTACAGGACATACAAGGTTTGGGAGCCAAAACAGTGGATTATGAATATGACCCTATTACCGGATTGGTCACTCGGGTAATTTACCAAAAAGGGGTAAGTGCTGAACAGTTCTTCCATAGGTATACCTATAATGCAACGGATCAGCTGATTAAGGTGGAGACTTCCGTAAATGGGAGCTCTTATACCCTCCAAGCCGAATACGATTACTATGAGACCGGGGCGCTCAGGCGAACCGAGTTGGCAGGAGGTGTCCAGGGAGTGGATTATGTCTACAACTTATCCGGACGGCTTAAGAGCATCAACCATCCCAGCCTACAGGCAGCACAAGATCCTGGAGGAGATGGCAATGATCTCTTCGGGATGATTATTGACTATCACAATTATGACTACTACCGACCCAGACGAAATATTAAAAGTGCCAGCTATGGGGATAATAGATATGAGGGGAATATCAAAGGAATTCGGTGGAATTCCACCTATAACCCAATAGCGGGCAAAGAGCATACCTATAGCTACCACTATAATAAAAACAACTGGCTGAGCAAGGCGGAATATGGGCATTTTACAGGAGATTATACAAGTATGCCCTCTATTTCCGGAGGGGAAGTTGGGGAGGCAGAACATGATCATATCACTTCAACGGACATCGTTTTGTCCGGAACCAACAAAACCTATGAAGCCAATGAGACAATAACCCTACGACCAGGCTTTCATGCAAGGTCGGGTAGTGTTGTATCCATAAGCATATCGGGAAAGCCCGCGGTTTACGATATAAACGCCGGAACGTACAGTCCGAACAGCAATGGCGATTATAAGGTGGATAACCTTACCTACGATGCCAATGGGAACATACAGAGCCTAGTGCGTAATAAAGACTCACAAAATGGGAGTAACAGTATGGATGACCTAACGTATATCTATGATGCGTCCAAGCCCAATCAATTACGGCAAGTCAAAGACAGTGCGGGTGATGTGGCGGGTGCAGATGACCTACCCAATCAAGGGACCAATAACTATGTCTACAATAGTATAGGACAACTGGTACGCAATGTATCCGAAAATATTGATTACTTTTATAACACCAGTGGATTGGTGACCGAGGTTCGGGAAAACAACCAACCCCTGGTGAAGTTCTTTTATAACGACCGTAACCATAGGGTGAAAAAGGAAAGCTATAGTAGCGGAAGCCTACAAAGCACTACCTATTATGTGCGGGATATAGCTGGGCAGGTATTGGCCATCTATAGCAATACCACCCTAGTTGAACAGCCCATTTATGGTAATGGGCGCATAGGGCTGTACAGAAAGGCGGACAATAGTACCACCTATCAATTGACCGACCATTTGGGTAATGTACGGGTCATTTTCCAAAAAAGTGGTAGCACCACCACCAATGAGGACTATAACGATTATTACCCCGGCGGGATGGCGATGCCAGGGCGGAACTCGGTGGATGCGAACAGCTACCGTTACGGTTACCAGGGGCAGTATGCCGAGACAGACCCGGAGACGGGAAAACCAGCTTTTGAACTTCGCCTTTATGATCCCCGTATCAATAGATGGTTGACCACAGACCCTTATAATCAATACTCCTCACCTTATATAGGTATGGGGAACGATTGGCCGAATGGAGTTGATCCTGATGGGGGATGGAAGACCAGATTAGGGGCATGGCTTTGGAAAACATTTAACGGTGGTGGACAAATTGTTGGAGAGAAAGGAAATTGGAGTGTAGCACAAACAGGAGCAGATGGTTGGGATACATTTATTACAAATGGCAGCTTTATTCCTCAAAATTTAAGAGATATTTCACCTGTTCCGGGTGCAGGTTTTTCCCTTTTTAATACTCAACAATCACAAGAAGTACCGGATAGGTTACCTATTTATATGCAAGCTGATTTGAACTTTCATGCTGGAGCAGGTGGTGGTGAAGTTAGATTTTTAGGTACTAGGCTAGGACTTAAGGGAGAACTAGGAAAAACCAAAATAGCATCTATTGGTGGTGCGGTCAATTTATGGACAGGAGAAACTGAAAATTTAACTTTCTTAGGAGCTAGAAAAGGAGATTCCACATTTGGCCTCTCAGGTTCAAGTTTTGTAGGTTTGGGAGGAGTCTATAATCTTGAAGACAATCAGTTGCAAGAAACAACTACCAGTTTACTTATTTTAAATCATATCGAAGAATATCATACCAACGGTGTGCATAAAGGCCTAATTAAAAGTAACAAGATTGAGTTTGGAGTTGGTTTTGATGCAAGTGCTATTTATGGAGTAGAAGGCAATCTCATATTTGGCTTCTATATTCCCGGAGTCACTGAATAAAATATTGATTTGTGGAAAAAAATATAGCCCGAAGATGTATTGCTTTTTATTTAGATTTAGTAGTGGTTTCAATTATTGCCTTGCTTTACCTATTCATATTTGATGACAAAGGCCCCTTTGATGATTCAACTAATTATACTTGGGATGTAGATAGAGTATGGTTTTTTCAATTAGGGGCATATTTAAATTATTTTTTCTTTTTTGAGTACTTTTTTGGTTATACAATTGGGAAAAGAGTTTTCAGGTTTGAAGCAATACCTCAAAAAAATGGTAAGAACATGGTTTTAAGAGTGGTTTTTAGAACTATCCTAAGATTGATACCGATTAATCCGTTTTCATATCTATTTGATAAAAGAAGACTGTTTTGGCATGAGTTATGGCCAAATATTTATACATTAAAAAAGGATGAAGAAAATTGATCAAATTGATGATTTGATTAAAAAGTAATTAGTCAATGTAACCAAAATAATTTAATAACATATACACTAAAAACAATAGCCATATAGTTCTCCAAATCCATTTGCCAAATTTGTTTTCTTCTATCCAATATTTAAACTCTTTAATAAATTGATCTATCATTTTCGCTATTTTGAGAAGGTCACGTTTTTTATATAGCCTTTAGTTTGGCAGCCTTTATAAGGTTGTCGATAAGGTAGAAGATATGCTGTTTGTCCTCTTCGGGCAAATGCTCTATGTCGTTGATGCGCTTCAAGACATCCTTGTCGTAAGAAGAAAGCTCTCCCTCGCCAATAAGATAATTGACCGAGGCATCGAATACCCTTGCGATTTTCAAAAGGATGTCCACCGAAGGGGTGTTCTCGTTACGCTCGTAGTTGCCAATCATTACCCTTGATGAACCTATTTTTTTTCAGTTCCTCCTGCGACCAGTTTTTTGCCTTGCGCAACCCTATAATTTTATCTCCAATGTTCAACATATCTATCAAAAGAATAGCGTTAAATGCTGTTTAATGCAAATATAGCCACAAGATTTTATCATAAGATTAATATGTTTGTGAAAATGAAATGAATCTTATACATTTGCCATAGCTGTTTACCAGCTCCGCAGTAGTTATACTGCTGCGGCAAGCAATACAAGCGTAAGCAATAAAATTATTTATGGGAAAGCCACGGTCTTAGAGCCGTGGCTTTCTTATTTGGTGTCTGTCCCGCTACTGCCCGTTTATAACCGGTGGTATACTAATGAGCACTTAGAATATTGATTATCTTTACAACACCAGTGGACTGGTAACCGAGGTAAGGAAAAATAACCAACCCTTGGTGAAGTTCTTTTACACGTTGGAGCAAAAAAGGCCCTGTGGGCCTTTGGAGCGACAAGCGCGGCGGTGCGCTGGCGAAACCATAGGGTCAAGAAGGAAAGCTATAGTAGCGGAAGCCTACAAAGCACTACCTATTATGTACGGGATATAGCAGAGCAAGTATTGGCCATCTATAGCAATACTACCCTAGTTGAACAGCCCATTTATGGTAGTGGGCGCTTAGGAATGTACAGAAGGGCGGACAATAGTACCACCTATCAGTTGACCGATCATTTGGGCAATGTACGAGTTGTGTTTACAAAAAAAGGGTTCAGTGGCATTCCCCAATTGGAGGGGTATACGGACTACTACCCTGGCGGGATGGCGATGCCCGGACGAAACCTACAGGACGCAAACCAGTATCGTTACGGCTATCAGGGGCAATATGCGGAAACAGACCCCGAGACGGGAAAACCTGCATTCGAGCTTAGGCTTTATGACCCAAGGATAAATAGGTGGCTCACTACCGACCCTTACGGGCAATATCACAGTCCTTATATGTCGATGGGGAACAACCCTATATTGAGAGTTGACCCTGACGGCGGTATGGACTGTCCCGACCCACCTTGTCAAAATGGCAACAGCATCACGGAAGGTTTTACATTAGCTGAAGTTACTGTAACTGGTACTGCAAAAACAAGTATAAATGTTCTTGATATAGCAAACTTTTTTGGTGGATTAAATGAAAATTTCAATCAAGGAATCCAAAACAGAATAGAGGATACTGCGAATTTTATCCAAAATGACCTGACCAGTGCAGATTATTGGGGCCCAACAATTTACAACTCAGGTATTGATTTTGCAAACGCGAATATTGCTGCCAGTCAGGCGGGTATGGATGTTTTCTCATTTTCTACATTGTCAACAATAAATACTGTCTCCAATATGTCGGCCAACGAACTTGCTTATGCAGCAGGATATAATTCTCCGGAAATAGCCTTAATGAT
The sequence above is a segment of the Muricauda sp. SCSIO 64092 genome. Coding sequences within it:
- a CDS encoding helix-turn-helix domain-containing protein, giving the protein MIGNYERNENTPSVDILLKIARVFDASVNYLIGEGELSSYDKDVLKRINDIEHLPEEDKQHIFYLIDNLIKAAKLKAI
- a CDS encoding RDD family protein, whose protein sequence is MEKNIARRCIAFYLDLVVVSIIALLYLFIFDDKGPFDDSTNYTWDVDRVWFFQLGAYLNYFFFFEYFFGYTIGKRVFRFEAIPQKNGKNMVLRVVFRTILRLIPINPFSYLFDKRRLFWHELWPNIYTLKKDEEN
- a CDS encoding RHS repeat-associated core domain-containing protein, with amino-acid sequence MRWRNHRVKKESYSSGSLQSTTYYVRDIAEQVLAIYSNTTLVEQPIYGSGRLGMYRRADNSTTYQLTDHLGNVRVVFTKKGFSGIPQLEGYTDYYPGGMAMPGRNLQDANQYRYGYQGQYAETDPETGKPAFELRLYDPRINRWLTTDPYGQYHSPYMSMGNNPILRVDPDGGMDCPDPPCQNGNSITEGFTLAEVTVTGTAKTSINVLDIANFFGGLNENFNQGIQNRIEDTANFIQNDLTSADYWGPTIYNSGIDFANANIAASQAGMDVFSFSTLSTINTVSNMSANELAYAAGYNSPEIALMIGTYGSSNISLLPRLSFGTSSSSVASTTASYMFRHGQRRLVLRASIGQFARGTGSVLTDRQYFQLNGLNGLGQATRTTPLLDSRLSRVPGWARWTIGGGTAGAVFYDRVIRR